The sequence TCCTTTTTAATCATTCTAGTTTTAATTCATGTCCATTACAAAATAACTCAATAAAATTGATTGAATCATTAAATTTGTCTTCAACTCAAATCTatatattaacaagtaagagggcttcaccaaattatactttaaaataaaagttttaaatatctttaggtgaacaaaatttattttttttgttttttaattttttggaaaaaaaaatttttgaattgtttttttaacatttaaattttaaaattttttcaaaaaacttttggtgaaaaggaaatctggttaaaaaatattttccgattttgacccattgtaggtccaacttactatggttttatatacgtcgctgcaaaggtctttgaaatatctatcattagatatccatattgtctatattatgacttagtaatacagatataggtcaaaaatcggttgtcctggttttttcctcatatctcagtcatttgtggaccgattttgctaatttttaatagcaaacttctcgaaagcatgtctgacagcattattaaagatttggatcccgaagatacctgcggtcttcagaaaattgatttcaacagacacacagacagacgggcatagCTTAagcgactccactatctataaggatccagaatatatatactttatagggtcggaaatgaaaaatttagaaattacaaacggaatgacaaacttatatatacccttctcacgaaggtaaagggtataaaaaaagcaTTTGAATGAAGCTAGAATGAATTGATGatatttttaattctgaattaagattttaccGAAGAAAACATACAttgaattaattcgaagctctatTCTATTATAAGCctcaattaataataattactgATATGCATTTCCTTTTTGCAGAGAAATCATTATAACGACCTAATGCGCAATGAATCGTATGCCGGTGCAGCCGATATAAATTTACAATGTCATCGGGTGCTGGAGTCAAAACATGCCGTCCTCTGTCAACATTTACTAAGAAAAGGCAATACTCCCGCTCCCTATAGAGGAGCTTTGTGGGCCTATGTTTTAGGCAGTCATGTCAACGACTATGTAGGTTAGTTTAagtatgtttaaaataaatttttaaaaaatataatttttttttaggacaTTGATCACTGGAACAAGTTAAAGAATATGGTGCTGGCCACCGATCATATAGTGGATAAATTGGTTTTTAAAGACATACAACTTACCGCTTCCAATGATGATCAGTATTTTGTGTTTGAAGATGTTTTGTATCAGGTGATGTTGTGTTTCTCACGTGACACTGAAATCGCTCAAATGATACAGTTCGAACACTATCCGGTAAAGGGTAAACATTATGAGGCTCCACCGTCGGGGGTGGTACCATTTCATGGTATTTGTATGTTTGGTAAGacaaatattctttttttcaataattttcttttataaatagttgcactcaacattttttatacccttcagcatgagtgggcaagggtatatattacAGTAtacagtacctaactctaatcATGAGTTAGTGAAAATGTACCTAACTCTAACTTCATGTTATAAATACTTTGgttaaaatcactttaaatttttctctTACAGCTGCtccattttgttatttatatgaCTCACCCATTAGCTTGTATTTTACTTTTCGAGCCTTTTACATTAGATACTGCCATCGTTTGACCACAATAAATACCCATCCTCAGGTAAATTTAtagaaactttaaataaaaatttgtcttttatatAACCAAATTATCCATTGACAGGGTATTGTCAGCATATGTTTACTATTTGAGAAACTCTTACAAACCCATGAGCCACAATTATGGTCCCACTTTCGAGAGCTACAAATTCAACCGTAAGTTTAAactgtaataaataaaatggcgtttcttttattaaaaaaatatattttccaattatttCAGCATACGTGTTGTATTCAAATGGTTAATGAGAGCATTTAGTGGTCACTTGCCTCCAGATCAATTACTGGTATTATGGGATTTGGTAAATACTTACATTACCACTTCAATGAATCttcttttatttacaatttaaatttcattttaattttcattgcaGATCTTGGGCTTTGATAGTTTAGAAATTTTATCCATATTTGCCataattattttatcatttcGTAAAGAGAGCATCATGCAAGTCACCTCATTGGATAGTATTGAAGCAATATTGGCGGATTTGTCCTCGATAAAGGTGTTGCCTTTAGTACAATTGGCTTTGAGTAGAGATTAATAAATgtatagtaaaatttagtatttattttgtattattaaataaatttagagaATTGTGAGAAAATATATGGAAATTATATAGAACGAAAGGTGTTTTGATAAGATTTGCCATTATCTGGacttaaataccaaaattcctaaaatgtgaaaaatattttcaaaaatgtttttataaaagagGCCGCTCcgctattcaaataaacatcaattgagtgccttaaagtgtgctgtgtttttcaagtgaattcgtgtacattatgacgtgtgtctttatttctgcgaatttataaacgtgtataaaaaacattgagtgactatttaattctgttgttgtacattttaattaaataaagagttgttacaatttttaaactactaaacggattttatttgcaatcaaaagtatccggtttatttaaaggaaataaaccaaacgttttgaaaaggttaaaacgtgaCAATATACTGAGTTCCAAAActagtatttataccctacaccaccatagaggggagggtataatgcgtttgtgcagatgtttgaaaCGCCCACAAATATTGgtctaaagtataccgatcgacttagaatccttttctgatgtccgtccgtccgtctggctggctgtccatgtagaccttgtgcgcaaagtacagatcgcaattttgaaaatatttcgatcaaatttggtacatataatttttcgacccaaggatcaagcctattgaaactggctgaaatcggaccattatttcacatagcccccatacaaatgtccttcagaaattggactttatcagtcataaatgtttaatttatatatgtatcaacacaaatttcgctccaaataagttttatatatacaaaattcatgtcaccaaattttattacgatcggtccataattagtcatagctcccatataagacccgtttctaaaaatcactttaatgtgcataaatcttttaaaaattttggtatacacataaaattcaacataaataactttaatatagacataaacccTACGACCTatttttatggtgatcggtccataattggtcatagctcccatataaggtccacttccgaaaatcactcacgaatataagtTATTGATATTTTACTTGGTAtatggtattatatggtcgggcttgaccgaccatactttcttacttgatttataattcaaataagattttaattttttgtaaaatttgttagcACCGAGGTGACCACATTTTGGGGGTTGTGCACTAGCCTCCCATTTATATTCAAATCAACGTAAAAACGTCTCAGCACTGACTATGTGATATCTCCAATCGTTCACAAGCtatcgaattatttaaaaaaaatatttattcttgaTCGTTATAGATTGCGGAGTCgatacccagcaaaaatttttttgaatttttgtaatggcaactagttaccacatacattattttgtaatgagtttAGCTACATATTCATGTTTTGATTGTAACTACTTATACCGGTGCTgaatgtaagtacatttgtaagcttgacccatgattttttttaaaaatctcgaacaaaggtaagtagtgtttcagtcaaataataaataGTTATGCCTTGGCTGCAATATTTctaagtaagtaaagtttttgctgggtatagcCA comes from Calliphora vicina chromosome 2, idCalVici1.1, whole genome shotgun sequence and encodes:
- the LOC135951857 gene encoding TBC1 domain family member 19 isoform X2, whose amino-acid sequence is MEELQDASIHHTAAKLISTIKTLKNYEPLYQNVQKLVCSPSVDRNDMCNTLEDAIKNAGIETDIRNIIFHLVRSKLKPEEKVSHTNMNDPLGYLKRAGVQWDRRVRKSLNAMCSELKMACQGQPRISTDREELLNKWDELSNYTIDLANYRPVYAPKDILDVLLSLKGPIKSSENTEQVPKWEFSHISLPVKNLFELRNHYNDLMRNESYAGAADINLQCHRVLESKHAVLCQHLLRKGNTPAPYRGALWAYVLGSHVNDYDIDHWNKLKNMVLATDHIVDKLVFKDIQLTASNDDQYFVFEDVLYQVMLCFSRDTEIAQMIQFEHYPVKGKHYEAPPSGVVPFHGICMFAAPFCYLYDSPISLYFTFRAFYIRYCHRLTTINTHPQGIVSICLLFEKLLQTHEPQLWSHFRELQIQPIRVVFKWLMRAFSGHLPPDQLLVLWDLILGFDSLEILSIFAIIILSFRKESIMQVTSLDSIEAILADLSSIKVLPLVQLALSRD
- the LOC135951857 gene encoding TBC1 domain family member 19 isoform X1; the encoded protein is MEELQDASIHHTAAKLISTIKTLKNYEPLYQNVQKLVCSPSVDRNDMCNTLEDAIKNAGIETDIRNIIFHLVRSKLKPEEKVSHTNMNDPLGYLKRAGVQWDRRVRKSLNAMCSELKMACQGQPRISTDREELLNKWDELSNYTIDLANYRPVYAPKDILDVLLSLKGPIKSSENTELVQVPKWEFSHISLPVKNLFELRNHYNDLMRNESYAGAADINLQCHRVLESKHAVLCQHLLRKGNTPAPYRGALWAYVLGSHVNDYDIDHWNKLKNMVLATDHIVDKLVFKDIQLTASNDDQYFVFEDVLYQVMLCFSRDTEIAQMIQFEHYPVKGKHYEAPPSGVVPFHGICMFAAPFCYLYDSPISLYFTFRAFYIRYCHRLTTINTHPQGIVSICLLFEKLLQTHEPQLWSHFRELQIQPIRVVFKWLMRAFSGHLPPDQLLVLWDLILGFDSLEILSIFAIIILSFRKESIMQVTSLDSIEAILADLSSIKVLPLVQLALSRD